In Blautia sp. SC05B48, a single genomic region encodes these proteins:
- a CDS encoding DUF6664 family protein has protein sequence MSVQPDIIWNEQCLGIRIGEQVCIYLKKHNAEYQRLQKKILELIEKYPVIETFMEAAQSISLTADEHQALHQYFQLENGKEMIEEEYHFYMGQAQMISYGAMLGKIKKAVSGKDESDTKKLLELLMDTWIDEVENELKENAVYQKMLEKISKYEDQVQAMGLEKEKRKMIDAYVTKVNERWILYAESLYQAGMQKILELLNL, from the coding sequence ATGTCAGTACAGCCAGATATCATCTGGAACGAGCAATGTCTGGGGATACGGATAGGAGAACAGGTATGTATCTATCTGAAAAAGCATAATGCGGAATACCAGAGACTGCAAAAGAAAATACTGGAACTTATAGAGAAGTATCCAGTGATAGAAACATTTATGGAAGCGGCTCAGTCAATCAGTCTGACAGCAGACGAACATCAGGCACTGCACCAATATTTCCAACTGGAGAACGGAAAGGAAATGATAGAAGAAGAATATCATTTCTATATGGGACAGGCACAGATGATTTCGTATGGTGCCATGCTTGGAAAAATCAAAAAAGCAGTGTCAGGAAAGGACGAAAGTGATACAAAGAAATTACTGGAACTGCTAATGGATACCTGGATTGATGAGGTAGAAAATGAACTGAAAGAAAATGCAGTGTACCAGAAAATGCTCGAAAAAATATCAAAATATGAAGATCAGGTTCAGGCAATGGGACTTGAAAAAGAAAAACGAAAAATGATAGATGCATACGTTACGAAAGTAAATGAGAGATGGATTCTATATGCGGAATCCTTGTATCAGGCTGGTATGCAGAAAATCCTGGAATTACTGAATCTGTAA
- a CDS encoding ATP-binding cassette domain-containing protein: MLEIKGVKKSYGEFQLDCSLNVEKGRITGLVGENGAGKSTLFKAVLGLISYDAGEIKILGKIPEELSEKEKEELGVVLAEAGFTGYLKGKDIEAVLAKLYPKFEAEKFHQMCEEYQIPLNKFIKEYSTGMKAKLNLIVALTHQAEFLMLDVK; the protein is encoded by the coding sequence ATGTTAGAGATCAAAGGAGTAAAGAAAAGCTACGGTGAATTTCAGTTAGACTGTTCGTTAAATGTAGAAAAAGGAAGAATTACTGGTCTGGTTGGAGAGAACGGAGCCGGTAAGAGTACTTTATTCAAGGCGGTGCTCGGACTCATTTCTTATGATGCCGGCGAGATAAAGATCCTGGGAAAAATACCGGAAGAGTTAAGTGAAAAAGAGAAAGAAGAGCTGGGAGTCGTCCTGGCAGAAGCTGGATTTACCGGATATTTGAAAGGAAAAGATATTGAGGCAGTCCTTGCCAAATTGTATCCGAAGTTTGAAGCAGAAAAATTTCATCAGATGTGTGAGGAATATCAGATTCCGTTGAATAAATTTATAAAAGAGTACTCAACAGGAATGAAAGCAAAGCTGAATCTGATCGTTGCATTGACACATCAGGCAGAATTCCTGATGCTGGATGTAAAATGA
- a CDS encoding GntR family transcriptional regulator, which translates to MKIIINNTSMVPIYEQIMEQIKAQIISGELKENDILPSVRTMAKELKISALTVKKAYDNLEAEGMTVTVHGKGTYVAASNTQLMEEERRKEVEADLEAAIQKGRRCGMKEEEIRSLFELIMEDE; encoded by the coding sequence ATGAAGATTATAATCAATAATACATCGATGGTACCAATTTATGAACAGATCATGGAGCAGATCAAGGCGCAGATCATCTCCGGAGAATTAAAAGAAAATGATATATTGCCGTCCGTGAGAACAATGGCAAAGGAACTGAAGATCAGTGCACTTACTGTGAAGAAAGCATATGACAATCTGGAAGCAGAGGGCATGACAGTCACAGTTCATGGAAAAGGAACATATGTAGCGGCTTCGAATACACAGCTGATGGAAGAAGAGCGCAGGAAAGAGGTTGAGGCGGATCTGGAAGCAGCGATTCAGAAGGGAAGGCGCTGCGGAATGAAGGAGGAAGAGATCCGTTCATTGTTTGAACTCATCATGGAGGATGAATGA
- a CDS encoding DUF3786 domain-containing protein has protein sequence MTKALTNYDKTKISTAHVFLQYDQATMIHKYSLHYNSDWLYITFINRTYRINRKTGNVQWSDNDFETVHEANHNEAMTIYDVLCYSKDRCHLSHEFVNINSLSSVRTGNLSPNRGFFQNTADFFNGKTVELRNACISLSGKELEKGDVAFKLNLFPFLPIIIRFWEADDEFPASLQILADRNTLDYMHYETLMFALTHLFSRLKEEMRIEKG, from the coding sequence ATGACAAAAGCTCTCACTAATTATGATAAAACAAAAATTTCTACAGCACATGTTTTCCTGCAATATGATCAAGCTACAATGATACATAAATATTCATTACATTACAATTCTGACTGGTTATATATTACTTTTATTAACCGTACCTATCGTATTAACCGAAAAACGGGAAATGTTCAGTGGTCAGATAATGATTTTGAAACAGTTCATGAAGCCAATCATAATGAAGCAATGACTATTTATGATGTTTTATGTTATTCAAAGGATAGATGCCATCTGTCACATGAATTTGTAAATATAAACAGCCTTTCCTCTGTCCGAACAGGAAATCTCTCACCGAACAGAGGATTTTTCCAGAATACCGCTGACTTTTTTAACGGAAAAACCGTTGAATTGCGTAATGCCTGTATATCACTTTCCGGAAAGGAACTGGAAAAAGGAGATGTTGCTTTTAAATTAAATCTTTTTCCTTTTTTGCCGATTATCATTCGTTTCTGGGAAGCTGATGACGAATTCCCGGCAAGTCTTCAAATTCTTGCGGATAGAAATACTTTAGATTACATGCATTATGAAACGCTTATGTTTGCACTTACACATCTGTTTTCCAGACTGAAGGAAGAAATGCGAATTGAAAAAGGGTGA
- a CDS encoding TetR/AcrR family transcriptional regulator, which yields MKKGEESRQRLIECAAELFWKNGYSATGISEILKQTDLPKGSFYFYFKSKDDLATAVTEYYQQILLEQFQNSSQGNDWESFIEEIFDFLSERTNGQTFAGCPYAVMGMETALGKPAVASVFMEGLKKFEQIFQEVLLYSGLSPDHAKNLSQRMLSIYQGYFLLGRISDNTSYLKNARKNV from the coding sequence TTGAAAAAGGGTGAAGAATCCAGACAACGCCTGATCGAGTGTGCTGCTGAATTATTTTGGAAAAATGGGTATTCTGCTACTGGAATCAGCGAAATTCTCAAACAAACAGACCTTCCAAAAGGATCTTTTTATTTTTATTTCAAAAGCAAGGATGACCTGGCAACAGCGGTAACGGAATACTATCAACAAATCTTGCTGGAACAATTTCAAAATAGTTCTCAGGGAAATGACTGGGAAAGTTTTATTGAAGAAATCTTTGATTTTTTATCTGAAAGGACAAATGGACAAACATTTGCAGGCTGCCCGTATGCGGTGATGGGCATGGAAACAGCACTTGGCAAGCCTGCAGTTGCATCTGTATTTATGGAAGGACTGAAAAAATTTGAGCAGATTTTTCAGGAAGTATTGTTATACTCCGGATTGTCTCCAGATCATGCAAAAAATCTTTCTCAGCGCATGCTTTCTATCTATCAGGGATATTTTCTTCTTGGACGAATCAGCGACAATACTTCTTATTTGAAAAATGCAAGAAAAAACGTATAA
- a CDS encoding class I SAM-dependent methyltransferase codes for MSERIKPTISGSAETMLQSFYARAQYSKSKHNKFYDAKAVELVDKIDYDFSTAARDSTMGKGVIARTVVFDELVKNFIEKNPDCTVVNIACGLDTRFYRMDNGKITWYNLDLPETIAIRNQIFEESGRVSTIGISALDPAWSKEVKVRGKMLFIIEGLSMYLTAEENGKILKIIKDNFDNACILMECLAKAWIKKEGIEKSIQQTGSKFVFGADHFEDLGNMTTGYHKIKDDNILRGMELFSSAYRLLALLPIAKKVTQKILIFEKDEQSM; via the coding sequence ATGAGTGAAAGAATAAAACCTACTATCAGTGGCAGTGCTGAGACAATGCTCCAGAGCTTTTATGCCAGAGCCCAATATTCCAAAAGTAAACATAATAAATTCTATGATGCAAAGGCGGTAGAATTAGTCGACAAAATTGATTATGATTTTTCTACAGCGGCTAGGGATTCTACGATGGGGAAAGGGGTAATTGCCAGAACGGTAGTTTTTGATGAATTAGTAAAGAATTTTATAGAGAAAAATCCTGATTGTACGGTGGTTAATATTGCCTGTGGTCTGGATACGAGATTTTATCGTATGGATAATGGTAAAATCACCTGGTACAATCTGGACCTGCCAGAAACGATAGCAATCCGCAATCAGATTTTCGAGGAATCAGGACGTGTTTCTACGATAGGAATTTCTGCACTTGATCCTGCATGGTCAAAAGAAGTAAAAGTGCGGGGGAAAATGCTTTTTATCATTGAAGGATTATCAATGTATCTGACAGCAGAGGAAAACGGTAAGATATTAAAAATAATAAAGGACAACTTTGATAATGCCTGTATTCTTATGGAATGTCTGGCAAAGGCATGGATAAAGAAAGAAGGAATAGAAAAATCCATACAGCAAACAGGCTCAAAATTTGTCTTCGGTGCAGATCATTTTGAAGACCTTGGGAATATGACAACAGGGTATCATAAAATAAAAGATGATAATATTCTTCGTGGCATGGAGTTATTTTCATCTGCATACAGACTTTTGGCGTTATTACCGATTGCAAAAAAGGTTACGCAGAAGATTCTGATATTTGAAAAGGACGAACAAAGCATGTGA
- a CDS encoding transglutaminase-like domain-containing protein yields MDKYLKETKMLDYSNENIQLLIRERRWKSINEFERLKSIYDFVRDEILFGYNIDDNVPASKVLADGYGQCNTKGTLFMAILRACNIPCRVHGFTIDKKLQKGAMTGVVYKNAPQNVFHSWVEVYFEDRWYELEAFILDKKYLQKLQKKNSDCKGAFCGYGVAVKDFKNPIIDFDRNNTYIQSEGINQDFGVYDSPDDLLKVHHQEMSAIKAFLYKHFGRHLMNRNVKKIRNC; encoded by the coding sequence ATGGACAAATATTTAAAAGAAACAAAAATGTTAGATTATTCCAACGAAAACATACAGCTGTTAATTCGGGAAAGAAGATGGAAAAGTATAAATGAATTTGAACGCTTAAAATCGATTTATGATTTTGTTAGGGATGAAATATTGTTTGGATATAATATTGATGATAATGTTCCTGCATCAAAGGTTTTGGCAGATGGTTATGGACAATGTAATACAAAAGGAACATTGTTTATGGCAATACTAAGGGCATGCAATATTCCTTGCAGGGTACATGGATTCACCATTGATAAAAAATTACAAAAGGGAGCAATGACAGGGGTTGTCTATAAAAATGCACCACAAAATGTATTTCATAGTTGGGTTGAAGTTTACTTTGAGGATAGATGGTATGAGTTAGAGGCGTTTATTCTTGATAAAAAGTATTTACAAAAATTACAGAAAAAAAATAGTGATTGTAAAGGTGCATTTTGTGGTTACGGTGTAGCCGTAAAAGACTTCAAAAATCCAATTATAGATTTTGATAGAAATAATACATATATTCAGAGTGAAGGAATTAATCAAGATTTTGGAGTCTATGATTCGCCTGATGACTTGCTAAAAGTACACCATCAAGAAATGTCTGCGATAAAAGCATTTTTATATAAACACTTTGGCAGGCATTTAATGAACCGAAACGTCAAAAAAATTAGAAATTGCTAA
- a CDS encoding DUF6061 family protein has protein sequence MRTIFAEYNPQRNSIDIYTNVGYMLRIDCWEAEKDLKTTPGSDCALTSLAVDEPLEYARLYLEGNLQMWVDTEDSLEL, from the coding sequence ATGAGAACAATATTTGCAGAATACAATCCACAACGAAACAGCATTGACATTTATACAAATGTTGGCTATATGCTTCGCATTGACTGCTGGGAAGCCGAAAAGGATCTAAAAACCACACCCGGATCAGACTGTGCATTGACTTCACTTGCAGTCGATGAACCACTTGAATATGCGAGATTATATCTTGAGGGCAATTTACAGATGTGGGTAGATACAGAAGATTCATTAGAGTTATAA
- a CDS encoding FtsX-like permease family protein has translation MKTISRIAYSNDKRNRTRSILIMMAICLTTMLLVIISTVGNGVIHLQKSQAAGSYGSNYGLFVSADGSQLKEVNRRAEIDATGTMCTEGIIKGNEKGGFVCMDETARKMLPYNKEYELKEGKYPEKMQEIAAGRAFFRAMGYGDVKIGDTVTLDYRAGMQSEYKPEEFVVSGILYDRDEYTIEASYVAFGSQEFYDEHVAENDRQYNIYFTLNDSANVSMNNIDSVIKQIAAACGIEEKNVIVNDLYLQWVLQPSYETIAVCGVLILAIVLFSVVVIYNIFQVGIANKIQEYGKIKALGATKKQMKQLIFREGIFLTIFSIPVGLLFGFLIAKCGFNWLVEQGNLVSTGTDSMGVQNQQVSLFSLPVMLLCIFVSFLTVALALRKPMKIVSRISPIEATRYLENAETQKKGKRNGRKNVTVFSMAMANITGNPKRTIGTILTLGLSCALFVIISNYVGNIDTEHEARRYINHGQFELQLDYSDEYDEKYPENNLDTILTDNLLNDSLIEEIKSIPGVTDVMTREIVSVNLNGTRFPADIVSKNDFDFMRQDGDIGSMDYDQAVKNGDIFFGWSTWMEQDGYAPDESIAFDFENGSGTYTYQGKIAGSFASADTYLVIPEGVYRSMNPRGTAYGYLWVDCDKKDVASVEQSLNTLISNTSHIKMDTYHAQLQYAEVAARMMKLGCYLFMAVVGLIGFMNMANTMIMNITTKKQEYGVLQAVGMTNKQLNLCLQLQGLIFTVGTICVALIIGLPLGYALFSYAKHNGIFGMNIYHVPITPILAMILLVSLLQIVLSCVLSSNLKKETLVERIRYQG, from the coding sequence ATGAAGACAATAAGCAGGATTGCATATAGCAATGACAAAAGGAACAGGACAAGAAGTATACTGATCATGATGGCAATCTGTCTGACCACGATGCTGCTTGTTATTATCAGTACTGTGGGAAATGGGGTAATTCATTTACAGAAAAGTCAGGCGGCAGGATCATATGGAAGCAATTATGGTCTGTTTGTTTCCGCAGACGGATCGCAGTTAAAAGAAGTAAACCGCCGTGCGGAAATAGATGCTACAGGCACTATGTGCACCGAAGGTATCATAAAAGGCAATGAAAAAGGCGGGTTTGTCTGCATGGATGAGACTGCTAGAAAAATGCTTCCTTATAATAAAGAATATGAGTTGAAGGAAGGAAAGTATCCGGAAAAAATGCAGGAAATTGCCGCAGGAAGAGCATTTTTTCGTGCAATGGGGTATGGTGATGTAAAGATCGGAGATACGGTTACACTGGATTACCGCGCAGGGATGCAGTCAGAATATAAGCCGGAAGAATTTGTTGTCAGCGGAATCCTATATGATCGGGATGAGTATACCATCGAGGCATCTTATGTTGCTTTCGGGTCACAGGAGTTTTATGATGAGCACGTCGCAGAGAATGACAGACAGTATAATATTTATTTTACTTTAAATGATTCTGCAAATGTATCTATGAATAATATTGATTCGGTTATAAAGCAGATTGCAGCAGCTTGTGGGATCGAAGAAAAAAACGTTATAGTCAATGATCTCTATTTGCAATGGGTCTTGCAGCCGAGTTATGAAACGATTGCGGTATGCGGGGTTTTGATTCTTGCAATTGTACTTTTCTCTGTTGTGGTCATTTATAATATTTTTCAGGTCGGTATTGCCAACAAGATACAGGAGTATGGAAAAATCAAGGCTCTGGGAGCGACAAAAAAGCAGATGAAACAACTGATCTTTAGAGAGGGCATTTTTTTGACAATTTTTTCAATACCGGTTGGATTGCTTTTTGGCTTTCTGATTGCAAAATGCGGTTTTAACTGGCTGGTAGAACAGGGGAACCTTGTATCAACCGGAACTGACTCTATGGGAGTCCAAAATCAGCAGGTGTCACTGTTTTCCCTGCCTGTTATGCTTCTCTGTATTTTCGTATCATTTCTTACCGTTGCTTTGGCACTGCGTAAACCAATGAAAATTGTTTCACGGATTTCACCTATCGAAGCAACACGGTATTTAGAAAATGCAGAAACACAAAAAAAAGGAAAACGAAATGGCAGAAAAAATGTTACCGTGTTTTCTATGGCAATGGCAAATATAACGGGTAATCCAAAAAGAACCATTGGTACCATCCTCACACTGGGGCTTTCCTGCGCATTGTTTGTGATTATCTCTAATTATGTGGGAAATATTGACACGGAGCATGAAGCACGTCGTTACATAAATCATGGACAATTTGAACTGCAGCTTGACTATTCTGATGAGTATGATGAAAAATATCCGGAGAATAATCTGGATACGATTCTGACGGATAATCTATTGAATGATTCGCTGATTGAAGAAATCAAAAGCATTCCAGGAGTGACAGATGTCATGACGAGAGAGATTGTCTCTGTAAATCTGAACGGAACAAGATTTCCGGCTGATATTGTGAGTAAAAATGATTTTGATTTTATGCGCCAGGACGGGGATATTGGCTCTATGGACTATGATCAGGCGGTAAAGAATGGTGATATTTTCTTTGGCTGGTCAACGTGGATGGAACAAGATGGATATGCTCCGGATGAATCCATTGCATTTGACTTTGAGAATGGAAGTGGAACCTATACCTATCAGGGAAAGATTGCAGGATCCTTTGCAAGTGCGGACACTTATCTTGTCATTCCGGAAGGTGTATACCGTTCCATGAATCCGAGAGGAACAGCCTATGGCTATCTGTGGGTGGACTGTGATAAAAAAGATGTGGCATCTGTAGAACAAAGTCTGAATACTTTGATTTCTAATACTTCGCATATAAAAATGGATACCTATCATGCGCAGTTACAATATGCAGAAGTCGCAGCCCGCATGATGAAGCTTGGCTGTTATCTGTTTATGGCGGTTGTAGGACTCATCGGTTTTATGAATATGGCAAACACCATGATTATGAATATTACGACAAAAAAGCAGGAATATGGTGTATTGCAGGCTGTGGGTATGACAAATAAACAATTAAATTTATGCCTGCAGTTACAGGGACTGATTTTTACGGTTGGCACCATATGCGTAGCTTTGATCATTGGTCTGCCGCTCGGCTATGCACTTTTTTCCTATGCAAAACATAATGGAATATTTGGAATGAATATCTATCATGTTCCAATTACACCAATTCTTGCTATGATTTTGCTGGTCAGCCTTTTGCAGATTGTGCTTTCCTGCGTTTTAAGCAGTAATCTGAAAAAGGAAACGCTGGTAGAAAGAATAAGGTATCAGGGATAG
- a CDS encoding ABC transporter ATP-binding protein, translating to MSVILETKQLCKFYGAGENQVKAVNQVDIQIEQGEFVAIVGKSGSGKSTLLHMLGGLDTPTKGRVTLAGKDLYRMKEDALAVFRRRKIGFVFQAFNLVSSVNVWENIVLPLGLDGRKVDEAYVNDIIATLGIENRIYNLPNQLSGGQQQRVAIARALVNRPEIIFADEPTGNLDSKTSDEVIALLKMTAKKYGQTIVMITHDDEIAQVADRILVIEDGQVVDFR from the coding sequence ATGAGTGTGATATTAGAAACCAAGCAGCTTTGTAAGTTTTATGGCGCAGGTGAGAATCAGGTCAAAGCGGTCAATCAGGTGGACATTCAGATTGAGCAGGGAGAATTTGTCGCAATTGTTGGAAAGTCAGGTTCCGGTAAAAGTACATTACTTCATATGCTTGGAGGGCTTGATACCCCGACAAAAGGCAGAGTTACTTTAGCGGGGAAAGATTTATACAGGATGAAGGAAGATGCCCTTGCTGTTTTCCGCAGAAGAAAAATCGGATTTGTTTTTCAGGCATTTAATCTGGTTTCATCTGTTAATGTCTGGGAAAATATTGTACTGCCACTGGGGCTGGATGGAAGAAAAGTGGATGAAGCGTATGTAAATGATATTATTGCAACTCTGGGGATTGAAAACCGGATTTATAATCTGCCAAATCAGTTATCCGGAGGACAGCAGCAGAGAGTAGCAATTGCAAGAGCACTGGTGAATCGTCCGGAAATTATATTTGCGGATGAGCCGACAGGCAATCTTGATTCTAAGACCAGTGATGAGGTAATCGCTCTGCTTAAGATGACAGCAAAAAAATATGGACAGACAATTGTAATGATTACCCATGATGACGAAATTGCACAGGTCGCTGACCGTATTCTGGTGATTGAGGACGGACAGGTGGTGGATTTCAGATGA
- a CDS encoding sensor histidine kinase, giving the protein MESGGKAVTKRYRKKITVVLSLVLPVILLFAILNCFTTYVFYEDYKYKMNLMTEIAAKEKFSGLDAVSELLKDKDIETNEQGRRLLEQYGYWGNKGNVFYSQFRHQVMVTGAVSTVICVLLLIILFYWKKTEDACHQKILDQLEEILIRFRENKFDDLLKTENLAELEKLNDQLEAIGHHIQLLKEEAREEKESTKEMVSDISHQLKTPVAALDTCFSVLMQNDLSATEQEEFRIRCRSALDGLETLLQSLLEISKMETGLIQINKKKLPLMDTVISAVNRTYPKADEKEIEFVFDYAKELETCMVVQDKRWLGEAFINVLDNAVKYSPGGSKIFIRLQKRNDLVRMEIEDQGIGIPQNEYHKIFQRFYRGGSREVREESGTGIGLFLSREIIEKHGGMITVISGKKKKGSTFVIQLPYVG; this is encoded by the coding sequence ATGGAATCAGGAGGTAAGGCAGTGACAAAGAGATATCGCAAGAAGATTACAGTAGTGCTCTCCTTGGTATTACCTGTCATATTATTGTTTGCAATATTAAATTGCTTTACCACGTATGTGTTTTATGAAGATTATAAATATAAAATGAATCTTATGACAGAAATTGCAGCAAAGGAAAAATTTTCCGGGCTGGATGCTGTTTCGGAATTGCTTAAGGATAAGGATATTGAAACCAACGAACAGGGAAGGCGATTATTGGAGCAATATGGATACTGGGGAAATAAAGGGAATGTGTTTTATTCGCAATTCCGGCATCAGGTTATGGTGACCGGTGCTGTAAGCACTGTGATATGCGTGCTTCTTTTGATTATTTTATTTTATTGGAAGAAGACAGAAGATGCGTGTCATCAGAAAATTTTAGACCAGTTAGAAGAAATTCTGATCAGATTCCGTGAAAATAAATTTGATGATTTACTGAAAACGGAAAATCTCGCTGAACTGGAAAAATTGAATGACCAGCTTGAAGCAATCGGACATCATATTCAGTTGCTAAAGGAAGAAGCACGGGAAGAAAAAGAGAGCACGAAAGAAATGGTTTCTGATATCTCTCACCAGTTAAAGACACCGGTTGCAGCTTTGGATACATGTTTTAGTGTGCTGATGCAGAATGACTTAAGTGCCACAGAACAGGAGGAGTTTCGTATTCGTTGTCGGAGTGCTTTGGATGGACTGGAGACATTATTGCAGTCGCTTCTTGAAATATCCAAGATGGAAACCGGACTGATTCAGATTAATAAGAAAAAACTTCCGCTTATGGATACTGTCATATCTGCTGTGAACCGTACTTATCCAAAAGCGGATGAGAAAGAAATTGAATTCGTTTTTGACTATGCAAAAGAGCTGGAAACATGCATGGTTGTGCAGGATAAAAGGTGGCTTGGTGAAGCTTTTATCAATGTTCTGGATAATGCGGTCAAGTACAGTCCGGGTGGTTCAAAAATATTTATCCGGTTACAAAAAAGAAACGATCTTGTAAGAATGGAAATTGAGGATCAGGGAATCGGTATTCCGCAGAATGAGTATCACAAAATTTTTCAACGATTTTACAGAGGGGGTTCCAGGGAGGTCAGGGAAGAGAGTGGCACGGGAATCGGACTTTTTCTATCGAGAGAAATTATCGAAAAACACGGAGGTATGATCACGGTAATCTCCGGCAAAAAGAAAAAAGGAAGCACGTTTGTGATTCAATTACCATATGTTGGTTAA
- a CDS encoding response regulator transcription factor, producing the protein MPGILVVEDDENLNRGITFSLKKSGYEVFSAESMKKAKRIASDNNVDVTICDVNLPDGNGLEFVRWMRCNYNTYIICLTALDQEMDQVMGYEAGADDYITKPFSLSVLLLKIEAHFRRRQEKTEAGKMISGDIVFIAGEMKVLIKSCEISLTKTELKMLTFFLQNPKQILSKTQILENVFDLEGDFVDENTIAVNIRRLREKIEDNPAAPVYIKNIRGLGYIWNQEVRQ; encoded by the coding sequence ATGCCAGGTATACTCGTGGTTGAAGATGATGAAAATTTAAATCGTGGAATTACATTCTCACTGAAAAAATCCGGATATGAGGTTTTTTCAGCAGAATCAATGAAAAAAGCGAAAAGAATTGCAAGTGATAATAATGTGGATGTTACCATTTGTGATGTGAATCTTCCGGATGGGAATGGACTGGAATTTGTAAGGTGGATGAGATGCAATTATAATACATATATTATTTGTCTTACAGCACTAGATCAGGAGATGGATCAGGTCATGGGATATGAAGCAGGGGCAGATGATTATATTACAAAGCCGTTTAGTCTTTCGGTACTTCTTTTGAAAATAGAAGCACATTTCCGCCGCAGACAGGAGAAAACGGAAGCCGGAAAGATGATTTCGGGAGATATCGTATTTATTGCAGGAGAAATGAAAGTCCTGATAAAGAGTTGTGAAATCAGTCTGACAAAAACGGAGTTGAAAATGCTGACTTTTTTTCTTCAGAATCCGAAACAGATTCTTTCAAAAACACAAATATTGGAAAATGTGTTTGATCTGGAAGGGGATTTTGTGGATGAAAATACAATCGCTGTCAATATCAGAAGACTCCGTGAGAAAATCGAAGACAATCCGGCTGCACCGGTCTATATAAAGAATATCAGAGGTCTTGGGTATATATGGAATCAGGAGGTAAGGCAGTGA
- a CDS encoding nucleotidyl transferase AbiEii/AbiGii toxin family protein, giving the protein MEDVITPREIKYKFNLMLEDRTIEVWAYNLETVLAEKLETVISRNVTNTRMRDFYDIYILQKLYGEQLKKQVLWNALVATARKRGTLEQINSGDRREIFDEIEISSVMENLWKTYQKNYSYAADISWHTIMKSICTLYGSMLK; this is encoded by the coding sequence GTGGAGGATGTAATCACACCAAGAGAAATCAAGTACAAATTTAATCTTATGCTTGAAGATCGCACAATCGAGGTATGGGCATATAATCTGGAAACGGTATTGGCTGAAAAACTGGAAACTGTTATTAGCCGAAACGTTACAAATACACGAATGAGAGATTTTTATGATATTTATATTTTACAAAAGTTGTATGGAGAACAACTCAAAAAGCAAGTTTTATGGAATGCACTTGTGGCAACTGCAAGAAAACGTGGAACATTGGAGCAGATAAACTCTGGGGATAGAAGAGAAATATTTGATGAAATAGAAATAAGTTCTGTTATGGAAAATTTATGGAAAACATATCAAAAAAATTATTCTTACGCTGCTGATATTTCATGGCATACAATTATGAAATCAATTTGTACACTATATGGAAGTATGTTAAAATGA